In a genomic window of Salegentibacter salegens:
- a CDS encoding DNA polymerase III subunit gamma/tau — protein MEHFIVSARKYRPQTFKDVVGQQAITNTLRNAIEHDHLAQALLFTGPRGVGKTTCARILAKMINHDGTQSPDEDFAFNIFELDAASNNSVDDIRNLIDQVRIPPQVGKYKVYIIDEVHMLSQSAFNAFLKTLEEPPQHAIFILATTEKHKIIPTILSRCQIFDFKRITVSDAKNYLGYIAKQEGVNAEEDALNIIAQKADGAMRDALSIYDRVVSFSGKELTRQAVTENLNVLDYDTYIKVTDLILSNNIPQLLLSYNEILSSGFDGHHFISGLASHFRDLLVCKDQKTIQLLEVGEQTKTRYFEQASKTNHQFLIKAIDLANECDLKYKTSQNQRLLVELSLMQLASITFDGEKKKFEQSIIPASIFEKQATMLSSEEKVMVRENEHGETSAEAPKESQLPSGENKTPNSHCADDKEDNYHSEETMVPEAAEAKEEPAPDLPPAPEPKPVTDPEIKKEKVSGLSLKSIQKKREIEARHQEALPSKEVVLNGEFSETQLQATWNDYVKRIKKQGSKILASILETDLPKLQEENRIVIELPNETMKINLEREQNKLMAYLKQKLQNTEIRLVINVNEQSAKKYAFTPIEKYNKLKEKNPLIDKLRSTFDLDV, from the coding sequence ACCTGCGCACGTATCCTTGCGAAGATGATTAACCACGATGGTACGCAAAGCCCCGATGAGGATTTTGCTTTTAATATTTTTGAACTCGATGCCGCTTCTAACAACTCGGTAGACGATATCAGGAATTTAATAGACCAGGTTAGGATTCCTCCACAAGTTGGGAAGTATAAAGTATATATTATAGATGAGGTGCATATGCTCTCGCAGTCGGCATTTAATGCTTTCTTAAAGACTTTAGAAGAACCGCCCCAACACGCCATCTTTATTTTAGCTACGACTGAAAAACATAAAATAATCCCAACCATACTTTCTCGTTGCCAAATCTTCGATTTTAAAAGAATTACGGTAAGCGATGCTAAAAACTATTTGGGATATATCGCCAAGCAAGAAGGTGTAAATGCCGAGGAAGACGCATTGAACATTATTGCGCAAAAAGCTGATGGTGCTATGCGGGATGCACTTTCCATTTACGACAGGGTGGTAAGTTTTAGCGGAAAAGAGCTTACAAGACAAGCGGTTACCGAAAATCTAAATGTGCTGGATTATGATACTTATATTAAGGTTACCGATCTTATTTTAAGCAATAATATTCCGCAATTGCTGCTTAGCTATAACGAAATCCTTTCCAGCGGATTTGACGGTCACCATTTTATTAGCGGTTTAGCTTCACATTTTAGAGATCTATTGGTTTGTAAAGACCAAAAAACGATTCAGCTTTTAGAAGTTGGAGAACAGACCAAGACCCGCTATTTTGAACAAGCTTCCAAAACCAATCATCAGTTTTTAATTAAAGCGATTGACCTGGCGAATGAGTGCGACCTAAAGTATAAAACAAGCCAAAACCAACGCTTGTTGGTAGAACTTTCTTTAATGCAGCTTGCCTCTATCACTTTTGATGGAGAAAAAAAAAAGTTTGAACAATCAATAATTCCCGCTTCGATTTTTGAAAAACAAGCTACCATGCTTTCTTCGGAAGAAAAAGTTATGGTTCGCGAGAATGAACACGGCGAAACTTCAGCAGAAGCTCCAAAGGAAAGTCAGTTGCCTTCAGGAGAAAATAAAACGCCTAATAGCCATTGTGCAGATGATAAGGAAGATAATTATCATTCAGAAGAAACAATGGTTCCCGAAGCAGCTGAAGCAAAAGAAGAACCAGCTCCTGATCTTCCTCCTGCTCCAGAACCAAAACCAGTAACCGATCCTGAAATAAAAAAGGAAAAGGTTTCGGGATTATCATTAAAAAGTATTCAGAAAAAACGGGAAATTGAAGCCCGGCATCAAGAAGCTTTGCCGTCAAAAGAGGTTGTGCTCAACGGTGAGTTTAGCGAAACACAATTGCAGGCCACCTGGAATGATTATGTAAAACGCATAAAAAAGCAGGGTTCAAAAATTCTCGCTTCCATTCTTGAAACCGATTTACCGAAACTGCAGGAAGAAAATCGCATTGTTATAGAATTACCTAACGAAACAATGAAGATCAACCTGGAGCGGGAGCAAAATAAATTAATGGCTTACCTGAAGCAAAAACTTCAGAATACAGAAATTAGGCTGGTGATTAATGTAAACGAGCAGTCGGCGAAAAAATATGCCTTCACTCCTATTGAAAAATACAACAAATTGAAGGAGAAAAATCCTTTAATAGATAAACTAAGAAGTACATTTGATTTAGACGTATAG
- the miaE gene encoding tRNA-(ms[2]io[6]A)-hydroxylase: protein MLGLKLPTDPRWANIAEKNIEEILIDHAYCEQKAASTAISLIVSFPEYTELVDEMIALSREEMGHFKMVHEQLLKRGFVLGRDRKDEYVIQLLSFFPKGGSRTTQLVHRLLIAGLIEARSCERFRLLSEELKDEELAEFYHKLMISEANHYTMFLKFARKYGERAEVDKKWEELLNFEAEIMKSLSKDKTIHG from the coding sequence ATGCTAGGATTAAAACTTCCCACAGACCCACGCTGGGCCAATATTGCCGAAAAAAATATAGAAGAAATTCTTATAGATCACGCCTATTGTGAGCAAAAGGCGGCTTCAACAGCAATTTCATTAATTGTTTCTTTCCCGGAGTACACTGAATTAGTAGATGAAATGATCGCTTTATCCAGGGAAGAAATGGGCCATTTTAAAATGGTGCACGAGCAGCTTTTAAAACGTGGTTTCGTTTTAGGCAGAGATAGAAAAGACGAATATGTAATTCAACTACTTAGTTTCTTCCCAAAAGGCGGCAGTAGAACCACACAGTTGGTTCACAGGCTTCTAATCGCAGGATTAATTGAGGCTAGAAGTTGTGAACGTTTCAGGCTACTTTCAGAAGAATTAAAAGATGAAGAACTCGCTGAGTTTTATCACAAATTAATGATTAGTGAAGCGAATCATTATACGATGTTTCTCAAGTTTGCCAGAAAATATGGCGAACGAGCAGAGGTAGATAAAAAATGGGAAGAATTGCTCAATTTTGAAGCTGAAATTATGAAAAGTCTCAGCAAAGACAAAACCATTCATGGATAG